One window of the Archangium primigenium genome contains the following:
- a CDS encoding inositol monophosphatase family protein, translating into MSDESPATLRRIAEEAAQLAGRLLAERFLEARTIEYKGGIDLVTDADRAAEAVVIDFLRRHYPGHAILAEESGVTRGSELRWIIDPLDGTTNYAHQVPHFCVSIGVEGPEGLLAGAIYDPMLQELFSAARGQGATLNGRPLKASGCTEMARALLCTGFPYDVHHKPEGPLGLLRRFIVRAQGMRRTGSAALDLAYVAAGRFDGYFEFGLKPWDEAAGALLVQEAGGVVVRIDGAPHRVGFGDVLACAPGLSAQFVAESQGFLGDIGWKPRDFFG; encoded by the coding sequence GTGAGCGATGAGTCTCCCGCCACGCTGCGCCGCATCGCCGAGGAGGCCGCCCAGCTGGCGGGCCGGTTGCTCGCCGAGCGGTTCCTCGAGGCGCGCACCATCGAGTACAAGGGAGGCATCGACCTGGTCACCGACGCGGACCGCGCGGCGGAGGCGGTGGTGATCGACTTCCTGCGGCGGCACTACCCGGGGCACGCCATCCTGGCCGAGGAGAGCGGGGTGACGCGGGGCTCGGAGTTGCGGTGGATCATCGATCCGCTGGACGGCACCACCAACTACGCGCACCAGGTGCCGCACTTCTGCGTGAGCATTGGCGTGGAGGGGCCCGAGGGCCTGCTCGCGGGCGCCATCTACGATCCCATGCTCCAGGAGCTCTTCTCGGCGGCGCGGGGGCAGGGGGCCACGCTCAACGGGAGGCCACTCAAGGCCTCGGGGTGCACGGAGATGGCCCGGGCGCTCTTGTGCACGGGCTTTCCCTATGACGTGCACCACAAGCCCGAGGGCCCGCTGGGGCTGCTGCGGCGCTTCATCGTCCGGGCGCAGGGCATGCGGCGCACGGGCAGCGCCGCGCTGGACCTGGCGTACGTGGCGGCGGGCCGCTTCGACGGCTACTTCGAGTTCGGGCTCAAGCCCTGGGACGAGGCGGCGGGGGCGCTGCTGGTGCAGGAGGCGGGCGGCGTGGTGGTGCGCATCGACGGCGCGCCGCACCGGGTGGGCTTCGGGGACGTGCTCGCGTGCGCGCCGGGCCTGTCCGCGCAGTTCGTCGCCGAGAGCCAGGGGTTTCTCGGGGACATCGGCTGGAAGCCGCGCGACTTCTTCGGCTAG
- a CDS encoding protein kinase domain-containing protein, which produces MTASSSLGDLPGPGPWQRRPFGPYVLLRKLAEGGMAEIFLARRAGGEGAGRDLVIKRMREGLLGQPELVRMFQQEAQVAARLTHPHLVRVFDQGTSEERPYLCMEFLPGEDFSTLVRMASHRGEYVPIPLVLRVLADAARGLHHAHELDIVHRDVSPSNLYVTYSGWVKVLDFGVAQVGPGDASGRPGPVLGKSVYMAPEQARGGRVDRRADVFALGVSLYEALTHVRPFARPREAEVLEALRLGQCAAPRALRPELSADLEAVVLQAMAVEPSRRHATAAAFAEALEALLAREPVEPSRARLAEYLRASVGERRYQEKTAAAPFVERSPSALGARMDDGARGRRGRRVLAAASLALLLGGGLWAGRWGVEEEAPGPPVAAPPKEPQRVVAGAPVSAPVAPAVETLSAEEMHAVTRVSLETADIQRVLARHRARVSSCFERHKADLPADEGDVRVRFTIHASGKAEPVMEGPLARRPLARCLEARLKRLRFPAHQGESVSVVLPLGYRVTR; this is translated from the coding sequence ATGACGGCTTCTTCCTCCCTCGGGGACCTGCCGGGTCCTGGTCCGTGGCAGCGTCGGCCCTTCGGGCCCTACGTGCTGCTGCGCAAGCTGGCCGAGGGCGGCATGGCGGAGATCTTCCTCGCCCGGCGCGCGGGCGGGGAGGGGGCGGGCCGCGACCTTGTCATCAAGCGGATGCGCGAGGGACTGTTGGGGCAGCCGGAACTGGTGCGGATGTTCCAGCAGGAGGCCCAGGTGGCGGCCCGGCTGACGCATCCGCACCTGGTGCGGGTGTTCGACCAGGGCACGAGCGAGGAGCGTCCCTACCTGTGCATGGAGTTCCTGCCGGGCGAGGACTTCTCCACCCTGGTGCGCATGGCGAGCCATCGGGGCGAGTACGTGCCCATCCCCCTGGTGCTCCGGGTGCTCGCCGACGCCGCCCGGGGGCTGCACCACGCGCATGAGCTGGACATCGTCCACCGGGACGTGTCGCCGTCCAACCTCTACGTGACGTACTCGGGCTGGGTGAAGGTGCTGGACTTCGGGGTGGCGCAGGTGGGGCCGGGGGACGCCTCGGGGCGGCCGGGGCCGGTGCTGGGCAAGTCCGTCTACATGGCGCCCGAGCAGGCGCGGGGCGGCCGGGTGGATCGCCGCGCGGACGTCTTCGCCCTGGGCGTGAGCCTCTACGAGGCCCTCACCCATGTGCGGCCCTTCGCCCGGCCCCGGGAAGCGGAGGTGCTCGAGGCCCTGCGCCTGGGCCAGTGCGCCGCGCCGCGCGCCCTGCGGCCCGAGCTGTCCGCGGACCTGGAGGCCGTGGTCCTCCAGGCGATGGCGGTGGAGCCCTCGCGGCGTCACGCCACCGCCGCCGCGTTCGCCGAGGCGCTGGAGGCCCTGCTGGCCCGAGAGCCCGTGGAGCCCTCGCGGGCCCGGCTCGCCGAGTACCTGCGCGCCAGCGTGGGCGAGCGGCGCTACCAGGAGAAGACGGCGGCCGCGCCCTTCGTGGAGCGCTCTCCCTCGGCCCTCGGCGCTCGGATGGACGACGGGGCGCGGGGCCGGCGGGGACGGCGCGTGCTGGCCGCCGCGAGCCTCGCCCTGCTGCTCGGAGGGGGCCTCTGGGCGGGGCGGTGGGGGGTCGAGGAGGAGGCCCCGGGGCCGCCGGTGGCCGCTCCACCCAAGGAGCCCCAGCGGGTCGTCGCCGGGGCGCCGGTGAGCGCTCCCGTGGCCCCCGCCGTGGAGACGCTGTCTGCGGAGGAGATGCACGCGGTCACACGGGTGTCCCTGGAGACCGCGGACATCCAGCGGGTGCTGGCGCGCCACCGGGCCCGGGTCTCCTCGTGCTTCGAGCGGCACAAGGCGGACCTGCCCGCGGACGAGGGCGACGTGCGCGTGCGCTTCACCATCCATGCCTCGGGCAAGGCGGAGCCGGTGATGGAGGGGCCGCTGGCGCGGCGGCCGCTGGCGCGGTGCCTGGAGGCGCGGCTCAAGCGGCTGCGGTTTCCCGCGCACCAGGGCGAGTCGGTGTCGGTGGTGCTGCCCCTGGGCTACCGCGTCACCCGGTAG
- the mpl gene encoding UDP-N-acetylmuramate:L-alanyl-gamma-D-glutamyl-meso-diaminopimelate ligase → MADDNGNVLDTLSPGAVRRIHLVGVAGTGMGSFAGMLKSAGYEVTGSDENVYPPMSDMLRAWGIQALTPYAPENLDVARPDLVIIGNVIRRVNPEATAVRERRLPQMSFPAALGSLFLARSHSVVVAGTHGKTTTSSLMAHVLVDAGKDPSFLVGGVTQNYAGNYRVGQGPHFVVEGDEYDTAYWDKGSKFLHYRPRTAILTSVEFDHADIFRDLPHYEATFDKFVRLVPPDGRLVVCAAYPNAVKLAQACPGQVITYVAREGAEADYVPRQVRFGPEGARFEVVERGQVLGTVLLPMSGLHNVENALGVIAAARGLGLSFAEIARGLASFQGVKRRQEVRAEVGGMLVVDDFAHHPTAVRETIAALRHRYPERRLWAIFEPRSNTSRRNIHQEDYAHAFTGATRASLKVPERHDKVPTGEELDVPRVVRELEAQGIAADAAPDVPSLVERVAREARAGDVLLVMSNGAFGGFIEKLLAALRAREGEG, encoded by the coding sequence ATGGCTGACGACAACGGCAACGTCCTCGACACCCTCTCTCCTGGCGCGGTGCGCCGCATCCACCTGGTCGGCGTGGCCGGCACGGGCATGGGCTCGTTCGCGGGCATGCTCAAGTCCGCGGGCTACGAGGTCACCGGCAGCGACGAGAACGTCTACCCGCCCATGAGCGACATGCTGCGCGCCTGGGGCATCCAGGCGCTCACGCCCTACGCTCCGGAGAACCTGGACGTGGCGCGGCCGGACCTGGTCATCATCGGCAACGTCATCCGCCGGGTGAACCCCGAGGCCACCGCCGTGCGCGAGCGCCGCCTGCCGCAGATGAGCTTCCCGGCCGCGCTGGGCTCGCTCTTCCTCGCGCGCTCGCACTCCGTCGTGGTGGCGGGCACGCACGGCAAGACGACCACGTCCTCGCTCATGGCGCACGTGCTGGTGGACGCGGGCAAGGATCCGTCCTTCCTGGTGGGCGGCGTCACGCAGAACTACGCGGGCAACTACCGGGTGGGCCAGGGGCCGCACTTCGTCGTCGAGGGCGACGAGTACGACACCGCCTACTGGGACAAGGGCTCCAAGTTCCTGCACTACCGGCCGCGCACGGCCATCCTCACCAGCGTGGAGTTCGACCACGCGGACATCTTCCGGGACCTGCCGCACTACGAGGCCACCTTCGACAAGTTCGTGCGGCTCGTGCCGCCGGATGGTCGGCTGGTGGTGTGCGCCGCCTATCCCAACGCGGTGAAGCTCGCCCAGGCCTGTCCCGGCCAGGTCATCACCTACGTGGCGCGCGAGGGCGCCGAGGCGGACTACGTCCCGCGCCAGGTCCGGTTCGGTCCCGAGGGCGCGCGCTTCGAGGTGGTCGAGCGGGGCCAGGTGCTCGGGACGGTGCTGCTGCCGATGTCGGGCCTGCACAACGTGGAGAACGCGCTGGGCGTCATCGCCGCGGCGCGAGGGCTGGGCCTGTCCTTCGCGGAGATCGCCCGGGGGCTCGCGAGCTTCCAGGGCGTGAAGCGGCGTCAGGAGGTGCGCGCGGAGGTGGGGGGCATGCTGGTGGTGGATGACTTCGCGCACCACCCCACGGCGGTGCGCGAGACGATCGCCGCCCTGCGCCACCGCTACCCGGAGCGTCGGCTGTGGGCCATCTTCGAGCCGCGCTCGAACACGAGCCGCCGCAACATCCACCAGGAGGACTACGCGCACGCCTTCACGGGCGCCACGCGGGCGAGCCTCAAGGTGCCCGAGCGCCACGACAAGGTGCCCACGGGGGAGGAGTTGGACGTGCCCCGGGTGGTGCGCGAGCTCGAGGCCCAGGGCATCGCGGCGGATGCCGCCCCGGACGTGCCCTCGCTCGTGGAGCGCGTGGCGCGCGAGGCCCGCGCCGGGGACGTGCTGCTCGTCATGAGCAATGGGGCCTTCGGGGGCTTCATCGAGAAGCTGCTCGCCGCGCTGCGGGCGCGGGAAGGGGAAGGGTGA
- a CDS encoding TlpA disulfide reductase family protein: protein MTSVRCLLAVLALSGCASPKPMPSLTGNALQRSSAALGSGTALDFTVRRYPGGEPFSLASERGNVVLLDVWATWCEPCRDSLPMYQDLAKHYAARGLKAYALNVDEDTRGIAAFLKETKVDPAVIPVLLDAGANVADSVLHLKGMPTSLLIDRRGQVRFVHEGFNEDDLARSQQEIETLLQEEVPRER from the coding sequence ATGACGTCCGTGCGTTGTCTGCTCGCCGTGCTCGCCCTGTCGGGCTGTGCGTCCCCCAAGCCGATGCCGTCGCTCACCGGCAATGCGCTGCAGCGCTCCAGTGCCGCCCTGGGCTCGGGGACCGCGCTGGACTTCACCGTGCGGCGCTACCCGGGCGGCGAGCCCTTCTCGTTGGCCTCGGAGCGCGGGAACGTGGTGCTGCTGGACGTGTGGGCCACGTGGTGCGAGCCCTGCCGCGACTCGTTGCCCATGTACCAGGACCTGGCCAAGCACTACGCCGCGCGGGGCCTCAAGGCCTACGCGCTCAACGTGGACGAGGACACCCGGGGCATCGCTGCCTTCCTCAAGGAGACGAAGGTGGACCCCGCGGTGATTCCGGTGCTCCTGGACGCCGGCGCCAACGTGGCGGACTCGGTGCTGCACCTCAAGGGCATGCCCACGTCCCTGCTCATCGACCGGCGGGGCCAGGTGCGCTTCGTCCACGAGGGCTTCAACGAGGACGATCTCGCGCGCAGTCAGCAGGAGATCGAGACGCTGTTGCAGGAGGAGGTGCCCCGTGAGCGATGA
- a CDS encoding LD-carboxypeptidase → MNWQKPLALRPRDAIHVIAPAGPFDVPTFEKGLAVLADRYAPQYRPDLYDAWRYLAGGDTRRAEELVNALSDASVRATFCARGGYGSMRLLPSLLQANLAPSSLVGFSDVTALHLFLQSQGRVSIHGPVVTHLGTQPPAVRDYLFRLLESPEPPPSLSGDAIYVRGVAEGRLVGGNLSVFSRLLGTPYMPPLEDTILLIEDVGEKPYRLDRMWTHLKLAGVFERVRGIVLGLFTECELKEKDAPYSAADVLRSLAEETGLPCAAGFPIGHDIPNYPVALGTRVRLDAGAALLTFLEGAVQA, encoded by the coding sequence GTGAACTGGCAAAAGCCCCTCGCCCTGCGTCCCCGGGACGCCATCCACGTCATCGCCCCCGCGGGCCCCTTCGACGTTCCGACCTTCGAGAAGGGCCTCGCCGTCCTCGCCGATCGCTACGCGCCCCAGTACCGGCCGGACCTCTATGACGCGTGGCGTTACCTCGCGGGCGGAGACACCCGCCGCGCCGAGGAATTGGTGAACGCGCTCTCGGACGCCTCGGTGCGCGCGACCTTCTGTGCCCGGGGCGGCTATGGCTCCATGCGCCTGTTGCCGTCGCTGCTCCAGGCGAACCTGGCGCCCTCGTCCCTGGTGGGCTTCTCCGACGTCACGGCCCTGCACCTGTTCCTCCAGTCCCAGGGCCGGGTCTCCATCCACGGGCCCGTGGTCACCCACCTGGGCACCCAGCCGCCCGCGGTCCGGGACTATCTCTTCCGGCTCCTGGAGTCCCCCGAGCCCCCGCCGTCCCTGTCGGGCGATGCCATCTACGTGCGCGGGGTGGCCGAGGGGCGGCTCGTGGGCGGCAACCTCTCCGTGTTCTCGCGGCTCTTGGGCACGCCGTACATGCCGCCGCTCGAGGACACCATCCTGTTGATCGAGGACGTGGGGGAAAAGCCCTACCGGCTCGACCGGATGTGGACGCACCTCAAGCTCGCGGGCGTGTTCGAGCGCGTGCGCGGCATCGTGCTCGGGCTGTTCACCGAGTGCGAGCTCAAGGAGAAGGACGCGCCCTACAGCGCCGCGGACGTGCTGCGCTCGCTCGCGGAGGAGACGGGGCTGCCGTGCGCCGCGGGCTTCCCCATCGGGCACGACATTCCCAACTATCCCGTCGCCCTGGGCACCCGGGTGCGCTTGGATGCGGGCGCCGCCCTGCTGACCTTCCTCGAGGGCGCGGTCCAGGCATGA
- the mglA gene encoding gliding-motility regulator Ras-like GTPase MglA — MSFINYSSREINCKIVYYGPGLCGKTTNLQYIYNKTAAETKGKLISLSTETDRTLFFDFLPLSLGEIRGFKTRFHLYTVPGQVFYDASRKLILKGVDGVVFVADSQIERMEANMESLENLRINLAEQGYDLNKLPYVIQYNKRDLPNAVSPEEMRKALNQRNIPEYQAVAPTGVGVFDTLKAVAKLVLTELKKGG; from the coding sequence ATGTCCTTCATCAACTACTCGTCTCGCGAAATCAACTGCAAGATCGTCTACTACGGTCCCGGTCTGTGCGGGAAGACGACGAACCTGCAGTACATCTACAACAAGACCGCCGCGGAGACGAAGGGCAAGCTCATCTCGCTCTCGACCGAGACGGATCGCACGCTCTTCTTCGACTTCCTGCCGCTGTCGCTCGGGGAGATCCGCGGCTTCAAGACGCGCTTCCACCTGTACACGGTGCCGGGCCAGGTCTTCTACGACGCCAGCCGCAAGCTCATCCTCAAGGGGGTGGACGGCGTGGTGTTCGTGGCCGACAGCCAGATCGAGCGCATGGAGGCCAACATGGAATCGTTGGAGAACCTGCGCATCAACCTGGCCGAGCAGGGCTACGACCTGAACAAGCTCCCGTACGTCATCCAGTACAACAAGCGGGACCTGCCCAACGCCGTGTCGCCCGAGGAGATGCGCAAGGCGCTCAACCAGCGCAACATCCCCGAGTACCAGGCGGTGGCCCCCACGGGCGTGGGCGTGTTCGACACGCTCAAGGCCGTGGCCAAGCTCGTGCTCACCGAGCTCAAGAAGGGCGGCTAG
- a CDS encoding serine hydrolase domain-containing protein, whose product MSAHPIAQLQGVLDEAVSVGIFPAAQVVVLHRGVQVFGGVAGPVSGDTRFDLASVTKVLCTTALFLRLWTQGKVGPETPVARFFPDAPVGEAGATVADLLYHRSGLPPFVPFFAEALRAHPELQEPGCPAELRTRVRAEVIQAAARTPLLNPWRTHTAYSDVGFILLGEILSRAGGAPLDELFARLVAGPLGLSARFHRLTAFPSDGRVAPTGATRPREPAPGQEGLWGELPSRAAVLGEVDDDNAWVMDGVSGHAGVFGTAVDVARFGQAILAGCAGDAALAPGPLWYRALASDPLLAGSTRSMGFDSPSKALSSAGHFLGDTPPGAVGHLGFTGTSLWVDLRRSLVVALVTNRVAHGRQETRIRDFRPLFHDLVVQALDLDDLTPKAHG is encoded by the coding sequence ATGAGCGCTCATCCCATCGCCCAGCTCCAGGGGGTTCTCGACGAGGCGGTCTCGGTCGGCATCTTCCCGGCCGCCCAGGTCGTGGTGCTGCACCGGGGCGTGCAGGTGTTCGGCGGGGTGGCGGGCCCTGTGTCGGGCGACACCCGCTTCGACCTGGCGAGCGTCACCAAGGTGCTCTGCACCACCGCGCTCTTCCTGCGCCTGTGGACCCAGGGCAAGGTGGGCCCCGAGACGCCCGTGGCCCGCTTCTTCCCGGACGCGCCGGTGGGCGAGGCGGGGGCCACCGTGGCGGACCTGCTCTACCACCGCTCGGGACTGCCGCCCTTCGTGCCTTTCTTCGCCGAGGCCCTGCGCGCCCATCCCGAGCTGCAGGAGCCCGGCTGCCCGGCGGAGCTCCGCACCCGGGTGCGCGCCGAGGTGATTCAGGCCGCCGCCCGCACGCCCCTGCTCAACCCGTGGCGCACGCACACCGCCTACAGCGACGTGGGTTTCATCCTCCTGGGGGAGATCCTCTCGCGGGCGGGGGGCGCGCCCCTGGACGAGCTCTTCGCGCGGCTCGTGGCCGGGCCCCTGGGCCTCTCGGCGCGCTTCCACCGGCTCACGGCGTTTCCCTCGGACGGACGCGTGGCGCCCACGGGGGCCACCCGGCCGCGCGAGCCCGCGCCCGGCCAGGAGGGCCTGTGGGGTGAATTGCCCTCGCGCGCGGCCGTCCTGGGCGAGGTGGATGACGACAACGCCTGGGTGATGGACGGGGTGAGCGGTCACGCGGGGGTGTTCGGCACCGCGGTGGACGTGGCGCGCTTCGGTCAGGCGATCCTCGCGGGGTGCGCGGGGGACGCGGCGCTCGCGCCAGGGCCGCTCTGGTACCGGGCGCTGGCGTCGGATCCGCTGCTGGCGGGCAGCACGCGCTCCATGGGCTTCGACTCGCCCTCCAAGGCCCTGTCCAGCGCGGGCCACTTCCTCGGGGACACGCCGCCGGGCGCGGTGGGCCACCTGGGCTTCACCGGCACCAGCCTCTGGGTGGACTTGCGCCGCTCGCTCGTGGTGGCGCTCGTCACCAACCGCGTGGCCCACGGCCGCCAGGAGACGCGCATCCGCGACTTCCGCCCCCTCTTCCACGATCTCGTCGTGCAGGCGCTCGACCTGGACGATCTCACTCCGAAAGCACATGGCTGA
- the mglB gene encoding gliding-motility regulator GTPase-activating protein MglB codes for MGTQLVMYEEEFTKINAVCDRLTKDANAKVVFLVDKNGQLISSAGQTQNIDTTSLASLTAGNVAAMGGLAKLIGENEFPHQFHEGARDSLYMTIVGSRVVLVVIFDNRTSLGLVRLRIKKASDELTKIFESLVKKTDGPGVGSPFAEISDDDIDNLFSE; via the coding sequence ATGGGCACGCAATTGGTGATGTACGAAGAGGAGTTCACCAAGATCAACGCGGTTTGCGACCGGCTGACCAAGGACGCGAACGCGAAGGTGGTGTTCCTCGTCGACAAGAACGGGCAGCTCATCTCCTCCGCGGGGCAGACGCAGAACATCGACACCACCTCACTGGCCTCGCTGACGGCCGGTAACGTGGCGGCGATGGGCGGCCTCGCGAAGTTGATTGGCGAGAACGAGTTCCCCCATCAGTTCCACGAAGGGGCCAGGGACTCGCTCTACATGACCATCGTGGGCAGCCGGGTGGTGCTCGTGGTCATCTTCGACAACCGCACGAGCCTCGGTCTGGTTCGCCTGCGCATCAAGAAGGCCAGTGACGAGCTGACCAAGATCTTCGAGAGCCTCGTGAAGAAGACCGATGGTCCCGGGGTCGGGTCTCCGTTCGCCGAGATCTCCGACGACGATATCGACAACCTCTTCAGCGAGTAA
- a CDS encoding cyclic nucleotide-binding domain-containing protein: MEKLAVVSSSQLFDMLSSAELLCLAELAEQRDYTAGEVVFEEGELGDSLYVIVRGELEVVRREEDSPPRALKVLGPPEFFGEMSLIDKEYRSATVRARTDARLLRLTAQHLATFRQEYRDGFTFIVINIARSLSARVREANARLGARRP, encoded by the coding sequence ATGGAGAAGCTGGCCGTCGTTTCGTCATCGCAGCTGTTCGACATGCTCTCCAGCGCGGAGCTGTTGTGCCTGGCCGAGCTGGCCGAGCAGCGCGACTACACCGCGGGCGAGGTGGTGTTCGAGGAAGGAGAGCTGGGCGACAGCCTCTACGTCATCGTGCGCGGAGAGCTGGAGGTGGTGCGGCGCGAGGAGGACAGCCCGCCGCGAGCGCTCAAGGTGCTCGGCCCGCCGGAGTTCTTCGGGGAGATGAGCCTCATCGACAAGGAGTACCGCTCGGCCACGGTGCGCGCGCGCACGGACGCGCGGCTCCTGCGGCTCACCGCCCAGCACCTGGCCACCTTCCGCCAGGAGTACCGCGACGGCTTCACCTTCATCGTCATCAACATCGCGCGCAGCCTCTCGGCGCGGGTGCGCGAGGCCAACGCCCGGCTCGGCGCCCGGCGCCCCTGA
- a CDS encoding RsmB/NOP family class I SAM-dependent RNA methyltransferase produces MLTGALSEVFSGAPAERVLDRTLRAHRDLSRDQRRVLAEALFNMSLWRRRLLFHLGVEAASGGDLLQVFLSRLVGLPPEEAARLAGGAALAVSSGEPSSLAERYSLPDWLAEHFLQEWGPSAEDFCAHLNVPGPITLRTNLLKGSREALQARLQAEGVETRPGALSPLALHVEGPKPNLYGLTALRDGLFEVQDEGSQGIGLLVGAQPGETVLDLCAGAGGKTLQLGADMANTGRLLAYDPDAGRLDRLFQRSSRAGLSLVQVLRSPPEGLLVDRVLVDAPCSELGSLRRGPDQRFRLTPEVLSRWPAVQRELLARARRLVRPGGRLVYATCTVNRAENEDVARGFLQEASEFQLVPQDGPEGFWVRAPHLHGTDGFFAAVFERRAGG; encoded by the coding sequence GTGCTCACCGGCGCCCTCTCCGAGGTCTTCTCGGGTGCTCCCGCGGAGCGCGTGCTCGACCGGACCCTTCGCGCCCACCGCGACCTGTCCCGAGACCAGCGGCGCGTCCTCGCCGAGGCGCTCTTCAACATGTCCCTGTGGCGGCGTCGGCTCCTCTTCCACCTGGGCGTCGAAGCGGCGTCCGGGGGGGACCTCCTCCAGGTCTTCTTGAGCCGGCTCGTGGGCCTGCCTCCTGAGGAGGCCGCTCGGCTCGCCGGGGGCGCGGCCCTCGCCGTGTCCTCGGGAGAGCCGTCCTCGCTCGCCGAGCGCTACTCCCTGCCGGACTGGCTCGCCGAGCACTTCCTCCAGGAGTGGGGGCCCTCCGCCGAGGACTTCTGCGCCCACCTCAATGTCCCGGGGCCCATCACCCTGCGGACAAACCTCCTCAAGGGCTCGCGGGAGGCACTCCAGGCGCGGCTCCAGGCCGAGGGGGTGGAGACCCGCCCCGGGGCGTTGAGCCCCCTGGCGCTCCATGTGGAGGGGCCCAAGCCCAACCTCTATGGACTGACCGCGCTCCGGGATGGGCTTTTCGAGGTCCAGGACGAGGGCAGCCAGGGCATCGGCCTGCTCGTGGGGGCCCAACCCGGCGAGACGGTGCTCGACCTGTGCGCGGGCGCGGGGGGCAAGACGCTCCAACTCGGCGCCGACATGGCGAACACGGGGCGGCTCCTCGCCTATGACCCGGATGCCGGACGGCTGGACCGGCTCTTCCAGCGCTCCTCCCGGGCTGGGCTCTCGCTCGTCCAGGTGCTCCGCTCGCCCCCGGAGGGGCTGCTCGTGGACCGGGTGCTGGTGGATGCTCCGTGCTCGGAATTGGGCTCCCTCAGGCGCGGGCCCGACCAGCGCTTCCGGCTCACGCCCGAGGTCTTGTCCCGGTGGCCGGCCGTCCAGAGGGAGCTGCTCGCGCGGGCCCGTCGTCTCGTGCGCCCCGGGGGTCGGCTCGTCTACGCCACCTGTACGGTCAACCGCGCGGAGAACGAGGACGTCGCCCGGGGCTTTCTCCAGGAGGCCTCGGAGTTCCAGCTCGTTCCCCAGGACGGTCCGGAGGGCTTCTGGGTCCGCGCGCCGCACCTGCACGGCACGGACGGCTTCTTCGCCGCCGTGTTCGAGCGCCGGGCGGGCGGGTAG